Proteins from a single region of Clupea harengus chromosome 5, Ch_v2.0.2, whole genome shotgun sequence:
- the LOC105889201 gene encoding green-sensitive opsin-2 — MNGTEGNNFYIPMSNRTGLVRSPFEYEQYYLAEPWQFKMLAFYMFILICLGFPINGATLLVTVLHKKLRQPLNFILVNLAVAGMIMVCFGFTITITSALNGYFVFGPMGCAIEGFMATLGGQVALWSLVVLAVERYVVVCKPMGSFKFGTTHAGAGVAFTWVMAMACAAPPLFGWSRYIPEGMQCSCGPDYYTLSPGYNNESYVIYMFTCHFCVPVVTIFFTYGSLVLTVKAAAAQQQDSASTQKAEREVTRMCVLMVCGFLIAWTPYASFAGWIFFNKGAAFTAQSMAIPAFFAKSSALFNPIIYVLLNKQFRSCMMQTVFGKAPEDEASVSASKTEVSSVGPA, encoded by the exons ATGAACGGCACAGAGGGCAACAACTTCTACATCCCCATGTCCAACAGGACAGGGCTGGTGAGGAGTCCTTTTGAATATGAGCAGTACTACCTGGCTGAACCATGGCAGTTCAAGATGCTTGCTTTTTACATGTTTATACTGATCTGTCTGGGATTCCCCATCAATGGAGCGACACTGTTGGTGACAGTACTGCACAAAAAGCTTCGTCAGCCTCTCAACTTTATTTTGGTCAACCTGGCTGTTGCTGGTATGATCATGGTCTGCTTTGgattcaccatcaccatcacctcaGCTCTTAATGGCTACTTCGTCTTTGGACCCATGGGTTGTGCTATTGAAGGTTTCATGGCTACTCTAGGAG GTCAAGTTGCCCTATGGTCACTGGTGGTGCTGGCTGTTGAGAGATATGTTGTTGTCTGCAAGCCCATGGGCAGCTTTAAGTTTGGTACTACCCATGCTGGAGCTGGAGTGGCATTCACATGGGTCATGGCTATGGCATGTGCCGCACCACCCCTCTTTGGATGGTCAAG GTACATCCCTGAGGGAATGCAGTGTTCCTGTGGACCGGACTACTACACCCTGAGCCCTGGATACAATAACGAGTCATATGTGATCTACATGTTCACCTGTCATTTCTGTGTCCCTGTCGTTACTATCTTTTTCACCTATGGAAGCCTTGTCCTCACAGTCAAAGCG GCTGCAGCCCAACAGCAGGACTCAGCCTCCACCCAGAAGGCAGAGAGGGAAGTGACACGTATGTGCGTCCTGATGGTTTGTGGCTTCCTGATTGCTTGGACCCCCTATGCCAGTTTTGCTGGCTGGATTTTCTTCAACAAGGGAGCTGCTTTCACTGCTCAGTCCATGGCTATTCCTGCCTTTTTCGCAAAGTCCTCAGCCTTGTTCAACCCCATCATCTATGTGCTGCTTAACAAACAG TTCCGTAGCTGCATGATGCAGACAGTCTTTGGCAAGGCCCCTGAGGATGAAGCATCAGTGTCCGCAAGCAAGACAGAAGTGTCTTCAGTGGGTCCTGCATAA
- the LOC105889200 gene encoding green-sensitive opsin-2-like has translation MNGTEGSNFYIPMSNRTGLVRSPYEYEQYYLADPWQFKLLALYMLFLICTGLPINVITLVVTAQHKKLRQPLNFILVNLAAAGTIMALFGFTVTFYTSLKGYFVFGPLGCAIEGFMATLGGQVSLWSLVVLAIERYIVVCKPMGSFKFGATHAGAGVAFTWIMAMSCAVPPLVGWSRYIPEGMQCSCGPDYYTLNPDYNNESYVMYMFSCHFCVPVGTIFFTYGSLVLTVKAAAAQQQDSASTQKAEKEVTRMCFMMVLGFLTAWTPYASFAAWIFFNKGAAFTAQSMAIPAFFSKSSALFNPIIYVVLNKQFRGCMMQTVFGKSPEDETSVSTSKTEVSSVGPA, from the exons ATGAACGGAACGGAGGGCAGCAACTTCTACATCCCCATGTCCAACAGGACCGGGCTGGTCAGGAGTCCGTATGAATATGAGCAGTACTACTTGGCTGACCCATGGCAGTTCAAACTTTTGGCTCTGTACATGCTCTTTCTGATCTGCACTGGGCTGCCAATCAACGTTATAACCCTGGTAGTGACAGCTCAGCACAAGAAACTTCGGCAGCCTCTCAACTTCATCTTAGTCAACCTGGCCGCGGCTGGAACCATCATGGCCTTGTTTGGATTTACTGTTACGTTTTACACCTCCCTCAAAGGCTACTTTGTTTTTGGACCCCTTGGCTGTGCCATTGAGGGCTTCATGGCTACTCTAGGAG GTCAGGTGTCTCTGTGGTCATTGGTGGTACTGGCCATTGAGAGATACATTGTCGTCTGCAAGCCCATGGGCAGCTTTAAGTTTGGTGCCACCCATGCTGGAGCCGGAGTGGCATTCACATGGATCATGGCTATGTCTTGCGCAGTTCCACCACTCGTTGGCTGGTCCAG GTACATCCCTGAGGGAATGCAGTGCTCCTGCGGACCTGACTACTACACCCTCAACCCTGATTACAACAATGAGTCATATGTCATGTACATGTTCAGCTGCcatttctgtgttcctgtcGGCACAATCTTCTTCACCTATGGAAGCCTTGTCCTCACAGTCAAAGCG GCTGCAGCCCAACAGCAGGACTCAGCCTCCACCCAGAAGGCAGAGAAGGAAGTTACACGTATGTGCTTCATGATGGTTTTGGGCTTCCTCACTGCCTGGACCCCCTATGCCAGTTTTGCTGCCTGGATTTTCTTCAACAAGGGAGCTGCTTTCACTGCTCAGTCCATGGCTATTCCTGCCTTTTTCTCAAAGTCCTCAGCCTTGTTCAACCCCATCATCTATGTGGTGCTTAACAAACAG TTCCGGGGGTGCATGATGCAGACAGTCTTTGGCAAATCCCCAGAGGACGAGACTTCAGTGTCCACAAGCAAGACAGAAGTGTCTTCAGTGGGTCCTGCATAG